In Panicum virgatum strain AP13 chromosome 5K, P.virgatum_v5, whole genome shotgun sequence, the genomic window AATGTTCTTGTGGCGTTTGGCTCGACAGTCTGTCCCTTTCGGTGACGTCCTTCACCACCGGAAAATGGCTGCAAGTGACACCTGTATACTCTGTGGCGCGAAGGATTCCTGGAAGCACTCATTAATAGAGTGCAATATGGCAAAATGTGTATGGGCTCTACAAAAGGAAGAGATCACAGATTTAATTggcggactgcaggagcaggatGCGAGGGCATGGTTAGCAGTGATTTTTTCATCGCTACCTCATGACGATATAGTGCAGGTGGTTGTCACACTATGTTCGctgtgctgtggctggtggctggtgctgatttgttgtgagaaaaaaatactgctgTTGGttgctggctggtgctggtttggtgtgagagaaaaacactattgGCTGGATGCAGCGAACACTTGTGGGCTATCTGGTTCTCAAGGAGGAAGGCAATCCatgaagctgtgttccagagTCCATTGTCCACCCATTGTTTTATCAAAAGATTCATCGCGGACCTTGAGTTGACAAAACCCAGGCAGCAAGAGAAGGTGGACCGCTGCAGGGCCACCAGGGGGATCCCTCCTCCTCTGCATTTTGCAAAGATAAACGTGGATGCAGCCAAGTCAAAGAACTCAAGTTCAGCTTCGGTGGCGGCAGTTGCTCGGGATATATCAGGTTTCTTTCTGGGCGCATCAACTGTGGCCTTCACCGGTGTGTCCGATCCGTTGAGATTTTAGCATGTAGGGAGGGCTTGGCACTAGCAAGCGATCTCCTCATCTCAAAAGCACGAGTGGCCAGCGATTGTGTCAATGCAGTTAACAGCCTTCAGGGTGAAGGGATGGGTCAGTACGGCCCCATTACTCGAGAGATCAAGGCGACCATGTCAAATTTTCAAGCGATCGAGTTCGTCCATGAAAGAAGGGAGTCTAATCAGGAAGCACACAAGCTGGCAAGAAGCGCCATCTACGATTCATTCGGCCGCCATGTTTGGCTATGTAATCCGCCTGAAGGCGTTTGTACTATGATACTATCTGATTATTAGTGAGTTTTTCCTACCCCTAAAAAAAACTACCACTTCCCAGCAATGGGATGCCAACTGAGATCAAGCCATCCAGCTCTCTCCTTTTGGACGAAGCAGCATAGACTACAACTTATcgtagccccccccccccccccccccccccccccccgcatccTGGTGTACACATCACATTCACCAGGAAGGCATATATATTAGACAGAAAACCATACTGAATTGATTCTTGTGCTATTAGATTTACACCATCGTCCATCGCGTAAGAGAGAAAGGCTTGGAGTCGTTCCTGATCTCGTCACCATTGATTTCACGCCTTTAGGATGACAATACTTTCCTTAGCACACCAGCGGCATTGCTGCCAGCAGGGCATGGATTATGGCTAATCTTTTTGTATCAGCATCCTTGTACATTGAAGGCCCTGGTACATATTTGGTTCCTCAATCGAGCCAAAGCCATTAGATCTTCCCTATTACATAACTTGAAAAGCATACAGTTTCTGCACCCACTTCACAATAACTAGCAAATTGTCAAAACGCAAAACAACATCTGCTGTCTTAGGATGAGAGGACGTCTCCTCATGAGTAGCACCATAGACAACTCTCCACCCTTCCTACCAGCTGAATTGCCATCAGGACATTCCATCTTTTGCTGCTTCCAGTTCTGTTTTCTCTGAAGATCCTTCCTGCAGGCTATTTTCTGTGCTGGCGGTGGCCGGGTGGATCTCTGTACATATATCAAAAATTGACGCAGCTTTTGGTTTGTTGGTGTTTCTTTCATCATCATAATTTAAGGAAGAGGGACGATATACATTTTCTTCCAGTGAGGACCCCTGATACTGTAGATTATTTCTTCTTGTGGGATCGGATGCTTCATCATTAACCACATTTAGTTCCATGTCGTCGTCATCAGAAGCTAACCAGCCATCAAGGCACTCAATCTGTACTGTTTCAACATCTGGTTCCCGAGGAGATCCTTGAGACTCAACTCCACTACTAGACCCTACAAGAGTATCCCTCCTTACAACATTGAACAAAATACCATTCTCAATCTTTTCAGGCTGCAACAGGTCACCTTCAGAAACCACGATACTTGTTGAAGGGCCAAATGTCGTTCTAGGGGTAGTAGTACCATGAGTATCTAAACCTGAATTGTCCAAGCTCCTATCAGTTGCTTCTCTACTAACTGCCTGAGCTGCCAAGCTACTAGCATTTGGTGTCACAAGATCAGATTCGTCTTCCCTCGATGGAATTGCTCTGAATTCTGTGTCAATCTCAAGATTCTGAACAAAGCTGATGAACTTGTTGGCTGAGGCTGTCCTCATAAGAGGCCCACCACTTCTTGTCCAAGAGTGTAGATCTATACTCTCCGATTCACTATCACTGCTGTCATGTGCAATTCTCTGGAGATACTGGTTTCTGTTAGATAATGCAGCAACTCCTCCAGGTCCTTGATGATTTGTACGAGTAGGAGATGTAAGAATTTCTTCTTCAAGAGAACCAGTTGAATTCTCTCTTGCTATGAGATTCCATGATGGAATCCTCCTCGATGGGCAGAGCCTGATTGTACGACCATGTCCTTGTGAGGCAGATGCTCTTTCCGCACTCCTCTTTAGCCTACGCAAGTGGTTCAGGAGGGCAACACATTCATCCAATGCAAGTTCAATAGCACAATTCGCCCTGATGGCTGATAACTTTTCCCAAGTGCATCTCCTACCTTGGTTTGCAGCCTTCTGAAGCTCAGCATAAGATGGGTTCTGTATCATCTTGGAATACTGGTGACAGAGCGAAAGTAATCATGTAAATATTGCATCAATAATTGACATTTGCATGTAATATTAAAAGAATATTTACATGAAAGGAGAGAGGAAATAGAAATATTGCAGACCTGTGCAAGAGTGGCTGGCATAACGACTGTGACATCACCTTCCCAATCTTGAGCGAATAATTTGGCTAATCCTCCTAACGGAAATCCAAGTTCCAGAACTTGATTACACCTATGCTTAACTTCCATCTCAGCAAGTTCAGCGAGCTAAATACAAGAAAACAATAAGCACACATATTAGTACATCATAACATGCCTGCCAGCTAATGCTTTAGTAGCATGAACTACAACCATGTCATATTTGTAGAAAATAATTCTAGCTACCCATTACTGGGTCCAGTGGTATGTAATGCTACTGAGCCATTTTCATATTACTACCAATAATGTATTAGAATGAATGCCATACAGCAATTAAAGGGAAATTAAGAATCATCTTTACATTCTAATATGAACTAAAAGCCTGTCAAAAAAAATGTTCTCTCTACACTGCAATGGAAAATAAGAAAGTAATAATTGATAAAAAGAAAGAGTGTAACATGGAGGAACTAGCTATTTGATATACCTTGGCAGCAAAGCTTCCTCCATAAGCCCTGACGATTTCCTTTAGTCTCAACAGTGGAGCTATGTGAGGATTGGCTTGGCTAACTATAAAATGATTCACATTGAATAGTTCCTTCAACTGCTTGATGGGCAAATCACTTTCTAAACTCCCATCTCTTCAGCGCCGGGTTGTGGCACCAGTACGGTCCTCCATCCCCAATAAGAATGGAGCATGGAAAGGAATTGTTTGACCAAATCTATCCTTTGCCATCAATTCTTGGGCCTCAAAAAGTCCAGGAAAAGCACATGAAGCAGTTACTGCACTCCAGATAAGAACATGAGGTGATGTTAAATAGTTCAAGCATCGAGGCGGCTCATGTTTCCTTGGAGAACACACCGTGACAACAAGAATCCTGCCAGTCATGTCATAAGCTTCTTGAAACGTCAAATTGCTGGTAAGATTTCTCAAAAGCACCTGCAAGTGCCTAATGTCATGAACAGCTCCATGTGTCAAAATTCTTTTAACCACAGGAAAGATCCCACCCATTTGGTCAAAAAATTTCAGGGAATGCCACTCCTCAAAAAAGCTCTCCAGCTCAGGCCACGACCTTGTTGCTACTATAGAACACATTATTGAGCCAACACTTGATCCTGAAATTATCCTAGGCAGAAGTTTATGTTCTACCAAGGTTTTCACAACACCCACATGAAATGATCCTAATGAAGCACCTCCGCTTAGCAGCAATGCTGTTCTACCAAAGGCATGTCTCGTCTCATGCATAAATGCGAGCTTCTCTTGGAGTGGCAACTCATCTGAATCTGAATCACATACCATTTTCAGTTGAGTTGATACCTCCTCTATGTACTCCTTTATGAGTCTAGGCACCTGGCCAGTAAGAACATTATAATTAAAACACATTAATGACTAACATAGTGCTACACTTGTTTCAAGTTCGAATGGGTGAACAAACAACTAAGAAGTACAAGCACAACATGGTGACCAACAATGCTCAAAAGATGCAATGTGTTTATGCTGCAATTTCATTGTTACTTGTCGATTGATAGTGATAACTATAGGCTCGATCATTTGCACACCTTAATGCCAGGCTCCCTCCATTCTTACATATTTGACATTTAGGGCAAGCAAATCAGTTCATTTTTTAACTAATTAGCTTGTCCTGAAAGTCATATATATTTAAGGATAGAGGTAGTATTTGATTACTTGATGTAACTCAGAAGAACAGGATAGATAACTACTACTTGTTCAACCTTTTGAGCTAGTTACATATTCAGCAACCAAGTATCTCCCTTCATTTGGTTAGGAGCAGAATCTGACAAGTCAAGTCTATTGATCATATTTCATATGTACAAATGGGTACTGTCCGTCCCAAATTAGATTGACAGATCTGTTCCGATATGCCAAAATGAGCAGTCCAATATTCAAACTACACCAAAATTAGCTAAATCAATGTGCCGCTTCCTCCTAGTTAAATTTGGTTTGTGGTTTGTTCAGATAAATAAACTGCTATAAAATTGATAACCGAACCAAATTGTCTCAGAGGAATTTGGTTCGATCCATGCGATGGCAGAGCATTACGTACCTGCAGCCTCCCTTTGTGCAGTTCGGGATTGCACATATTGCCGAGGTTCCTGAGCAGGTCTGCGCGCATGCAGAAGACGATGTCCCTGAGCGATCCCTCCTGGCGCCGGTGCCTGAGCTCGCGGAGCTTGTTGCGGACGAGCTCCTCGTCGTAGAGGTCGGCGtcggtggcgcggcgcggcgcggcctcgCGCTCCAGCATCCGTGCGGCGTGCGCCCACTCCTCGTAGGTGAGCGCGGCGCGCATCATGTTCCGCCAGAACTTGCGGCGGTAGGCGGACTGCACCCGCGCCCTGAGCCCGGCCCTGCCGCGCCGGCCCCGCAGCAGGAGCGCGACGGCGCAGACGGCGAGCAGGATCCCGCGCGTGTTGTCCCGCGGGtgcagccacgccgccgccaggtGCAGCGCGGCGCGCAGCGCCGCGGCCAGGCGGTGCCGCAGGCGCGCCGCGGAGCCGCAGAGCAGCACGCGCAGCGCGACGGCGCGGCCCAGCGCCGTGGACGGGCCGATGGCGAACGCCCCCACCGGCGCCTCGCTGGCGAGGTCATCCATGCCGGGCAATGGATGGCACAGGCACGCCGGGAGCCACCCGGTCACCCCGCTCGCGGAGGCCCCGCGCCCTGGATCGCAGAAATCGGCTCGGATCGGCGCGAGAGCTGGAAGGTCGGGGAGGGCGACGGTTGCTTGGCTACAGCTATCTATCTACGCACGGGGGGCATGGGCGCGTGGCGTGTTGGAGTTTGGCAAGTCGGGGGGAGCCGAGGCGGGAGGTGACGAGGAGGCGGCAGCGACCAGCGAGATGGGGGATCGATCACAAGAGGACGACGAGGCGTCGTGGGCGCGTCACGCGTGGGGACAAGGGGGgaaggcccggcggcggcgtccgagtCAGAGAAACGGGCGAGCAGATAAGGGGGAGCGGGAGAGGTTGCGCGACGTATAAACGAACAGGGAACAACAGCTTACCCGCGGCCACGGCacaccgcccccgcccccgcccccggcccGACCTGCAGATCCCCAGCTGCGCTCTGCGATTTCAAGGatgggcgcgccgcgcgcggcttCGATCCACGTCGCGTTATGGCCGCCAGGGTTTTTTTACCGATCGGTCATCTGAAACCCCGCATTCGCTTCGGCTAAACCGAACCAGTTTGACCGGAAACCAGTAAAAactggtcaaattcaaatttcaaactatAGATGCCAGTTCAACCGCTTTCCACTGGTTAACCGACCAGTttgaccggtaaaccggtccagTTTGAGTGGAAACCGGTCCGTTAAAAAAACCaactttagtttaaaatttgaatttttgtatATAACGTGTTTTTAGTCTAAAtaaaccctccaaccctcttttgtactacttttacattaatataatgtataacatattttacattgtatttgtatatttttgtatgcacgttttttatttaacttcaaatgcccgTAAAGTATAATAAATAAacgaatatttaaaaaaaattgacaccattagactcgtcgcaacttgaagttaattttaaattttttttaaaaaatttttcatttttttgaattaaaatttaaatttaaaatttggatCGGTTTGTAGCTGCCCCCAAACCGGAACCGATCCGGacccaaaccggtccggaccagTTCCGGTTGGTAAATTTAACCCTCGCGGCTTGGGGGAGACGGCGGGGAGAATGGTGATGGTCGAAGGGAGAAGAATGGGGAGAACGGCCGCGCGACAGGCGCCGATCTGGGAAGCCGAGCAAGGGACCACACGTGCCATGGGCGGTGGCTCGCGAAGTTTGACTTTGGTGAAGTCACGGCTTGGACATTGGAGCGTCTTGTGTTTGTGTACCGTCCGATCAAAACGCGATGAAAGATCAGGTGACGCAGTAGACGAGCACTGCCAGTCTGATCCCATACACGGTTAAGCTTTGACCGTGCACGGAACGCAAAATTGAGCAGCACTCGGACGTGAGTGAGATATCCCAAACGGCACCGATTTGGCTGTGTGCAAGTCGAAGGCATACACGAGCAATTCTACATGCCTATACTGCTTGGTTTAGTGACAAGACACTTGAAGCACAAAGTAGCTCAACTTGTATCTCACAAATTTCCCTATATCCCCATATCCATCTTTAGCAACAGCGCTAGTAAAAGTACCGATGATCAGGGGCCAGGGGGCTAGACGACAGCGCGTTCAGCCCGTGAAGAATCTTCTCCAAGACTGCCATGGAAGAAAACCACCTATACGGAAGAAACACGGCAAAAATCTTTGTCAGATGTTCTTCGACGCTGAAGCTAAAGTGGCACTGAAGCATTGCACGCACCACACCCCTGGCACCGAACGTAATAGTCCTTCTTCATTACCAGGCCAGAACCTCCACAGACCTCACATTTCTTTTGCGCGAACTGAATGATCCGGGAAAAAAAAAATCGTCAATTGAAGGACGGTAATTAAAATGTTCTTCTATACATGATCAGCGATAGATTGACAGAAATTCAGTTTGTGATCAAGGTAAAACAGGCCCAGCGCATACGATTCTTTTGCTGAACTCGATCCCTGCAACGACGAAAGGCGTCACTCCAGCTGCAAAAGAGGACAGCGGCGAGCCGGTTGCGTCAGGGTCAGACACGACCTGGAGGAGCTAACAGGCGAGAGGCGACTAAAACTCGATAGGGTAAACGAGGCAACATGTGTATGGACTCACCTACGGCGCCGACGACGATCTGCCACGTGACCTGCTGGGGCGGGAGCGGGGcatcggcggccgcggcgacggcggccgcggcggaagCCCCGTCGACGGCGCAAACGCTGGTGGCAACCCCTCGGCCGGCGGGAGCCCGCCTGCTGATGCGGCCTGTCGAGGGGAGGAGGCCGCTGCACCTGCACCGGCCGCCCGCCACTGTCAGGCCCGGCAGCGGACGGCCGCCCGGCAGGCACGCGGGGTGTGGGCGCGCCTGCATCGCCACGAGCTTAGCTGCTGCTGTGCCGCACGGTCCGCCGCGAGCGCGACCCTCTGGTACGCCACAACCTGTGTGAGATGGTGGGTCGCGCGAACGTCCACCGGGATTTTGCGGCGAACGAGGGACGCGGAGTCTGCCACGCGACGCTCTCACGTCCACGATAAATACGAGGGTTAACTCGTCAGTCGTCACCGTTTCCGTCCCCGGTTCCAGACCGGGCGTCCGGGCCCTTCGTCAACCTGCTTCTGTGATAGCACGGGGACACTCATCAATTTCATCCGCTATTGCAATTCGCGATTGGTCTACTTTACTCGCTCCTGCTTGTTAACTTTGTTGATGTGCTCATCAGTCAACAGAGCCACAGTGACCCCGAGCGCTAATCACTTCTGTCTTGGATCAACGTAAATGCATTTTAATATCAAGTGAGAAAGATAGATGTCCAGGAAAAACGGAATTTGGATCTGATGTGCTTTCCTAGCCTAGTGCTTGTTTCCTGAAAAAATCATCCTCAGATCTGACTAAAAGATGGGCGCAGAATACTATCAGATATCATATCATACCTATTGCGCACACAACAACCGGTGGTGTTTAGCAGTAACTGAATATGTATAGTACGGAGGTATGAACGAACTAAACACCAAGTTTCGAATTTTGTCCGAATTTCTAGAAATTCTAGCATAACATGAAATACATCATTTTCAACATACACAACAAAGGCTTGGTTAAGTCTTGCCTACTTGTCTGTCAGAATTCATTCAACCTAGTGAAGACCAAATTACGAAACATTTAGCAAAATTAATGCGAGTTCAGCTAAATATAGTAACTACCCTGTCGAAGTAAAGCAACTTAAATCTTTGCGTGTCACCCTACGAAGGTAGAAAACAGAACCTATCAACTTACGAGAAGTTAGCATTAAGGAATCTTACCCACATTTGACATTTACCATCTAATGAGGCCCAGAATAGTAATTACCCACGAAACAGTTTGAACTCATCCACAAGTCATTATTTTTGCAGTTCAACTGGTACATTTCACAAGATTGCAACAATCAACAGAAATATTGCACTGTCACCAGTCAAAGAAGAAGGCCAGCCTAGAATGCGTGCAGTAGATTTGTTGAACAGATCATAATAGCTTCTGCATATCTAAAACCAACGCAAGCGAATCTGCCATACATATACTTTCAAAATGTTGGCCAAGACGCCATGTCATGGGTGATACCAAAATTCTGAAAAGGTTCTagtcaaaaaaagaaaatcccAAAAGGTTACATTGATATCACTGTAAGGCACCCATCAAAATGGAAACATTTATTAAAAATTGCCAAGGGTGATCTCTCCAAAAGTTGACAAATATTAATCCATGGATGATGGATTCATTCACTTCATTTGGATTGAAGCGCCAAAAGTTTGATGTGTCTATAGAAGTATGTAGTCATCATCGCCGCCATATGCGTCCTGATTGCTTTTGTTCTTGCATGCGCCTGCAAAGTTACATTGTCGGAAATTGTTAAAAGATTAATACAAGTTCTAAATCAACTAAAGGAACCATGAACTACCAAGtgaattagaaaaaaaatgagaatcctgttacataatttttttttctataccACCACCTCCTCAGTTCAAACTTCACAGTATGATCTACTTGTATATCATTTACCCAGCATGTTACAATCCTTGGGGAAACAAATGTTGACTATGTTAAATTACCTTAAAAATCAACACACGACCCATAAAAGTAAAAAAGCTGTCTTGCTCTTACACCCACGATCCATCTTGTTAGCTTTTCGAAAAGGAAAGCTTAGCAGCAATGAACAGTCAAACAACCAAACACACTAAGTTACAAATTGCCCCATGCTTATTGTAAAATAAAGGGGGCATTTGTGTTCTTGCCCCTAATTTACATTGAATTGTGATTGtacccttgttttctttaactttgtgattttacccttGCTGTTCACAAGTCAACGCGATTTTGTCCCAAGCCAACGCGATTCTACCACTAGTCAACAGTCAAAACAGGGGCAAAATTGAGTTGACTTATGAATAGCAAgtgtaaaataaaaaaagataagGAAAACGAGGGTATAATCACAATTGCACTGCAAAAGGGGCAAAAATACCAATTTCTCAAAATAAAATATACAATTATCAACCAAAAATAGGCTCCTGCCATGTTGGGAGATGACAAAAAGGTGCGTTGAAACTAAAACCAGAATGATTGGTCAATTAAAATGTATAACAAAAAGGTGCCCTCAAACCTAATACCAGAATGACTGAGCTTATGAAATTGTCCCAGTATGGTCAATGATCTTATGAAATTGGTAGATCTAACATGGTTTCTGAGACACAAGACAGCAACTTTTAGTCTCATGCAGCAGCAAACAGGTTTGCCGAACAATTAAGATCTCAAAACTGAATGAGGTGATTATATTCAAATAAGGAAATCAGGTGATTCTATACTCCCTCAGGAAAGTTTGCACAAAAGTAAGAAAAGCGCGAGACCCAATACAATGGCATATTTTCCACAAACTACTTTCATAGGAACTGTGATCAACTGACGATAGTTGTAGTTATGACTCATGACGACAATTTATTTTCACAGGAGCTACAACTACTGGGTACGCCAAATGCACATAATGTCATccattaaatataaaaaaggggATAGAACTCATAGGTAAATAATCACTTACCTTTGGTGTTCCTTAGAGCGCTCAATAAACTCGGCAGCAATGTCACTACCTTGATAGGATGCAAGAACGGCCCTGATGTCAGGAGGTCTTGCCATAGCAACATCTACAGAATTTCATAGGTTTATAAAGATTgcagaaaaagagagagaggggttaGCAAACTAAAAAGATGGAAACACCAAGCCATACAGGATCAAAAGGTCAAAGTTTCCAAGGCTTACATTCTAGAAATGGAATGAGATCAAGCAGTTGAGTGTCATCATTTTCAAGCTTCCAAGGCTTAATTTGCACAGAATTTTCAGGCTGCAGACTTGACTCCAAAGCATGAGCACTGATATAAATAACTTGAGCAGGATTTCTGTTCAGCTTCGATAAGTCCTAGTAGTTACACAATAAAGTAAGGTTTGGTCTTGAATCATGGCAGAGTAACACAGTGCCTCATACAATGTAGTAAGTACAATAACTACATATGAATAAAGTTATGAATAACCACTGGAAAAAGCACTCAATGGGGGATGATCAACAACGAGCAACTGATGAAAATCGGATTGGAGATTGTATCAAAATGAATGAAATTACTTGACCACCTAGGATTATCATTACGAATAAACTTCCCCAGTTTTTACTTTAAATAGCCATAATAAAAGTACACAGGACTTCTGAGTTCTGACAACCCTACCCTTCCAGAAATGGAAGCTCTTCTTTTACCCTTTGAGCACGCACACTTAGATAAGTTTAAGCAACATAATTAGAATAAATTTTAGCAACTGAAACAGGACATATCATCTTAGTCGGAAATAATTTCATGGCTTGCAACGGAAAGTGGTCAAAGAACAGTCAAACCCCAACCCATCTTTAGCATGACGGGAATATTGCACATTGAAAAGATTCAACTATCAACATAGGACTTGAAGTAGTTATATATACAAGAAGATTCAAAGATGTTGGAACTTGTGATGTTACTACgccctccattttcttttatttGGCATCCTAAAATACGTGCAAAAGGATATAAAATGTTTAAGTACTACAAAAGGATCAATATACGATAATTCACTTTGCTACTAGAATAGCAGGCAAGATCTCACATACCCGATAATGTTTTCCATTTTCGTACTTAGTTGCAACTCTTGATAGCCTGTGCCGAATATTGACCTTCGGATCCAGCCTATCAACGACAGGATCAACATACTGCACATGTAACAAAGTTCCATCCAGGTCACATTTGATACAAGTGAACAACTGAAAGTTCTAATAAACTTACCATACTAAGCTGATCAGAATACACAACAATTTCATAAAACTTCCCAAGATGTTCGAGAAAGGCGTCCACTCCTGGCCTCTTAAATGTCCTCCATCCTCTCTCTCACGctgtatgcatgtttttttaagaaaaagttTGATCAAGCAGTCTCCAAGCCTCTCAATCGTGCGGGTAAACATATGAAATGAACACGACAGAAAACCACAGGAAAAATTAACAATACGTtttcaaaatgaaaaaaaaaagattttggCTCATATTGCATATACAAGATGTCATGTAACAAAACTAAAAAAGTTTGTATGAAACACAAAAATTCACCTTCCAATCTGAGTATACAAGAGTCTCGTTGAGATCCAGAACTAGGGTCAATACATGCTGTTCTTGAGGAGGACGATCTGGAAGGAGTTTGTCTGATACTGGTTCGCTAAAGCCCTATGGTAAATATATATCAGTATGCTTATGGACATTTCTTCACGATATCCAACATGGATCCACTGAGGAAAAAAAGTTATACCATTTATTACTGACCCGAATTTGATCTTCAATTTGGCTCCTGACATCCAGGTATAGCTCAATAGCAGCAACAGGAGCTACAAGAACAAAGCATACAATTCTGAGTAATAAGGGGCCAGGGAAAAAGATCTAAGGCATCCAGTACACAATCTAAGCAGGCAGTTAAATTGAAGGTCTAACTGGTGGCAGGTCAGGAGCAGCTAAGATTCCAGAGGCAGTAAAGAAGTATATAGTAGTCCCTACCTTTCATAGCTGCTGAATAAGCCATAGCCTGAAACTTCTGCAGAGAAGAAAAATAATTCATTTATTATATGGTTGAAATACAGTGAAAACTATTACCGCCTTTAAAACACTGCACAGTACTCTCAGGTGTTCTCCTATGTACCCGGAACGCAAGCATACCATAGAGCATCCTTTAAACATTTTATCATcctattatatatttatatgttcAAGTCCTCGAAAGGGAGGAATCATGTAATACTAGTTTTGGAAGGAACAATAAGTGGGAGAAAATGGCAGGTGATATCTCAGGTGGTGAAGCAGGATATGCACTAAAACTGAAGCGCTCCATATGCAATTTCAGCACATGCAAATTTCTAGCCTAGAAATGCAAAACTTGCTGCCAAATAGGCACCTCAACAACCTGAATAGTACCATGATATTGGAAAGTCCTTAGTCCTTACCAATCAGATCTACCATAATCAGAGGTCACATTTCCTAATTCCCTATAAATAACTTCATAAGGCACTGCTGCTTGTGACTTTGTACGACTAACGAAATATCTCTAGCGACAGGTACCCAAACTTGACATGTTGCAGAATTACCTCGAAGCCGGACACGTCATCAGGAATGGGATGCTTCGATTTCTTCCGGAACTCCCATGTCATCTGATCCAATTCCTCTAGAGAATAAGCTACACACAGAAAACGCACAATAAAAAAGAGACAACGAATCACACACAGACACAGGACGCAAAACAGAACTCAGGACGCAATGAATCTAAAAGGGGGAGCGAAACCGCGAAGCTGAGAATCTGAACCACCAGACCCAGCGCGGCGCAGGGATCGGGAGCCGTACCGTAGCTGGCGTAGCCCGTGGCGCCGACCGCGGCGGAcacggcggcgaaggcggcgaCCTTGAGCGTGCCCCATGGCTTGCGGGCCACCGGGGGCTGCTGGGATGATGGGTCCCCGGAGGTGGACGAagcctcggaggcggcggcgacggcagcagccgccggcggcgtggaggaagcggcggcggctgcaggggaggcggtgCAGAAGGAGAGCGCGGAGATCCTGGGGAGGAGGCGCGACCTCGCGACGCGGGACATGGCGCGGCTTGCGCGAGGGGTACGGGATGCGGGGTCACGTGGGTAGGGTTTGGATTAGTTCCGCCCCGGTTCGCGCGGAGGGTTTAACGAGGCGGCCGAGGGGCCCGA contains:
- the LOC120708135 gene encoding uncharacterized protein LOC120708135, translating into MQARPHPACLPGGRPLPGLTVAGGRCRCSGLLPSTGRISRRAPAGRGVATSVCAVDGASAAAAVAAAADAPLPPQQVTWQIVVGAVAGVTPFVVAGIEFSKRIFAQKKCEVCGGSGLVMKKDYYVRCQGCGGFLPWQSWRRFFTG
- the LOC120708136 gene encoding mitochondrial import inner membrane translocase subunit TIM50-like gives rise to the protein MSRVARSRLLPRISALSFCTASPAAAAASSTPPAAAAVAAASEASSTSGDPSSQQPPVARKPWGTLKVAAFAAVSAAVGATGYASYAYSLEELDQMTWEFRKKSKHPIPDDVSGFEKFQAMAYSAAMKAPVAAIELYLDVRSQIEDQIRGFSEPVSDKLLPDRPPQEQHVLTLVLDLNETLVYSDWKREREDGGHLRGQEWTPFSNILGSFMKLLCILISLVWLDPKVNIRHRLSRVATKYENGKHYRDLSKLNRNPAQVIYISAHALESSLQPENSVQIKPWKLENDDTQLLDLIPFLEYVAMARPPDIRAVLASYQGSDIAAEFIERSKEHQRRMQEQKQSGRIWRR